From Acidianus brierleyi:
AATTTAAGAATATTATTTGCTAACATAATATATATTTTTTATCAAAATCTTTATTTAATAATACTTTTTTGTATACAAAATTAAATATTTAAGATGTAAACTATAAATTACATAATATATTTCATTTATGAACAATATGAACTCCATTTAAGATATAATTATATATATTATATATAGTTTTGTCTTAGAAATATTTTTCGTATCCAAAAAATCTATATACTATATAATAAGCGTAAATTATTTTTATATAAAAATACTCAAAAAAATTTATTAAGGTTATTATATCATACTTTATCTCAATTTATATCTAGTATAGTCTGGTAATATTCGCCTACCCCTTTTAACGTAAACTTTAACAAAATGATATAGCCCAAAATATAATAGATCCTATAATGGGATTATATCTATACGTCAATCTTTCAGTCGATACACTAGTATACTGAATTATAATAATAATTCTCTATAATTTAAAAATTTATTATGTAAAAGTTTTATTCCTTTTAAACATTTTTTATTTTTTCTTTACATGTATGTATATTTATGATTGAAAAATGTTATTTGGTTATATCTCATTAGCTATAATATCGTGATTTAGTAAGTATTTATATTAGGGCTACGCTAATTTTATAAATATAGATAACAATGTTATCTATATGGAACCAACTAAAAATCTAAGGATTTTAAGTATAACTTCTCTTGCACACTTTATGAACGACGGTACTTTTCTAGTTTTTCCGTTATTAATAGTATACTATACAACAATTTATCACGTAAGCGTAGTATTTCTTGGCACTTTAGCTATAATTTATACATTACTTTCTGGGTTACTTTCTCCATTCTTTGGGGATTTTGCAGATAAACATGATAAAGACGCTGTATTGATGGCGCTTGGGATTTTCTTAGAAGCGTTATCTTTTCTATTTTTTGCTTTGTCGTTTTCTATTCCTAGTTTGATCTATGTTTTAGCTTCCTTAGCTGCAGTTATTTTAGGTATTGGACAAGCCTTTTATCATCCGATAGGCGGTGCTATTTTATCTAGAGTTTTTGGTAAGAGTGCAGGAAGAGCTTTGGGAATAAATGGCTCTATGGGAAGTATAGGGAGATCTGTAATGCCTTCAATAGTTACTTTTCTTATATTAGTTTTTGCTGAAGTTACTGGTCTTCTTTTAGTTTCTGCATATATGATAGTTGCTTCATTGTTGATATTCTTTGGATTAAGATTTTACAAGAGAGGTAGTAAAGAAGAAATAAGGAAATCTAAAGAGAAATTGGAATCGCAGTTTTATAGATTTCTATTTATTTTAGGTTCTATAGTATTTATAAGGAGTATGTTCATTACTGGTACAACAACTTTTTTGGGAGATTTTATTTATGATATTTATCTTTCAAAGACTCTGGCTGGTATATTTTTAACAGTAGGATTTATAGGTTCTGTATTTGGACAGCCTGTATTTGGCTGGATTACTGAGAGAAAAGGTGGCAGATACGCCTTTGTATTAAGTAGCATAATCTCCATAATATTCTTCTTACTTTTCTTGATATTTTCTAATAATCTAATAGTATCTTCACTGTTCTATACGCTCTTTACTTTTGCTTCATTTAGCTCTTTTCCAGTTCTCCTAGGCTATGTGGGTCAAACTTTTCCTAAAAGTTTCTTTACTGTCGCAAACTCATATATTTGGGGAGTGGGAGTTACGGTAGGAGGAGCTGCTGGTACTGCAGTTATAACGCTCTTGCTTGGAATGCATTTTTCTATATTAACGTCTTTCTATATTATGTTTGGATTAGCAATAATTTCTGCTATATTGATGCCATTAATACCAAAAAAGATATCTAAATAAATTACCATATTTTTGATAATTCTTCTGCTGTTACTATGGGGAAGAAAGATTTCATATTTTCTAATGATCTATCGTGGGCTTCTTTGTTTCTTGACGATACTGCGTCTTTTACTATAACTGGTACATATCCATAAGCAAATGCATCTCTAGCACTAGTTTCTACTCCTATTTCTGTTGCAATACCAGTGAACACTATGGTAGTTCTTGCAGAATTCTTCATTAAGAGATCAAAATTTGTTCCAACAAAAATGCTCCAAGTATTCTTATTCAGTATTATGTCATTTTCTTGGGGTTCTATTGCTAATTTCATTTCTTCTGGCTTAAATTGGAATCCTCCTCTGTACATAATTTTTGACGCTGTTGATTCAAAGCCTTTAGGATAAGGTGTTATTTTTGTGAAAAGTATTGGAACACTTGCTTTCCTAGCTGAGTCAATAACTATTTTAAGATTCTTTAGGAATTCGTCTTTATTAAAAATGCTATTTACTAAAGCTAAGTGTACATCCCAGACTACTAGGAGTGATTTTTGAGGATCTAATATCTCTTTTACTGATTGCATATAGATATATCTAAAATAATGTTAAAAAAATTAATGTTCGAAATAGAAATTTTTGCATTATTGTAAGTAGTTAATTTAGCTATTAGTTAGATTTAATATAAATAATGTTGATAAAGCACTATGGACAAGGACGTTATAAAAATAGCGTTTTCGGCGTTTTTTAGTGATCTGGGTTATCAAGCAGTAGTGGCTTCATTTCCTTTGTTGTTAGTATTCTATTTTCATGTTCCTATCTACGTATATGGTATAGTCGAATCATTTAGCTATGGGGTTGGGCTTTTCTTTTCTTTCTTGGGTGGATTATCTGCAGATAGATTTGGAAGTAAGAGAACTTCTATATTTGGTAACGCGCTTATAGTGTTATTATCTTTTACTGGATTTGCAAGAAATGCTATTGAGGCTATATTATTTTTCCTTTCTGGTTGGTTTATGAGAAACTTAAGGAGCCCAG
This genomic window contains:
- a CDS encoding MFS transporter, with product MEPTKNLRILSITSLAHFMNDGTFLVFPLLIVYYTTIYHVSVVFLGTLAIIYTLLSGLLSPFFGDFADKHDKDAVLMALGIFLEALSFLFFALSFSIPSLIYVLASLAAVILGIGQAFYHPIGGAILSRVFGKSAGRALGINGSMGSIGRSVMPSIVTFLILVFAEVTGLLLVSAYMIVASLLIFFGLRFYKRGSKEEIRKSKEKLESQFYRFLFILGSIVFIRSMFITGTTTFLGDFIYDIYLSKTLAGIFLTVGFIGSVFGQPVFGWITERKGGRYAFVLSSIISIIFFLLFLIFSNNLIVSSLFYTLFTFASFSSFPVLLGYVGQTFPKSFFTVANSYIWGVGVTVGGAAGTAVITLLLGMHFSILTSFYIMFGLAIISAILMPLIPKKISK
- a CDS encoding isochorismatase family cysteine hydrolase, whose amino-acid sequence is MQSVKEILDPQKSLLVVWDVHLALVNSIFNKDEFLKNLKIVIDSARKASVPILFTKITPYPKGFESTASKIMYRGGFQFKPEEMKLAIEPQENDIILNKNTWSIFVGTNFDLLMKNSARTTIVFTGIATEIGVETSARDAFAYGYVPVIVKDAVSSRNKEAHDRSLENMKSFFPIVTAEELSKIW